Below is a window of Rhodamnia argentea isolate NSW1041297 chromosome 11, ASM2092103v1, whole genome shotgun sequence DNA.
GGTGGTAATCAATAGCCTTACTCGACCATGTTTCTTCAGGAGTTTTCTAATCGCTCGCTGGTAATGCTGCATCATTGGTATTCACTATTTTTGGCTCAGAGATCTTCACTTAATCCAGCATTTGAGAGTAAAGCAAGTTCTCTTTAATATGATTTTGTTCATCACTTCTAAAACTCCGTTAAGCTATAGTGTGTTGGTGATAGTGCAGTGTTCCACTATGCCTTTTGTTAAAATATGTATTGAGTTTGAACCCGCGAACGAAACTAATTAGAGAtttattaaaggaaaataagataTGTTGTATATTtacagattttcaaaatattgagcAAAGCAGAGTGCATCAGCCTTCTACAAAGAGGAGTCGATTTTGGAATTACTCCAGCGATTGAATCGGTTTTGATATGTTCACGGTAGGGCCCAAAAGTTGAACTTTGACCacggaaaaaaaataacaaacaaatagaaaagagaTAAGTCCAATCTTGGATTGTTTGACCGAATCACATGGGACTTGCCAATCCATGTTGAAGTCGGTCGGTTCAACTTTTCTTTGGCGGAGATATATATAAGGTGGTGGAAGTCTGTGCGTGTCAAGTTGATGAGCAGAGGCAACTTAGGCTTTGAAGTTCTAAATTATATCCTCCTGTCTCTTTTCGTGCGTGAAGTAAGATTAGAGTCTGTGTATTTTTttagccaattaaatcttgttaTTAGATTTGTATAATtcatttgtgagattgagagattatttcgagAGAAATTGGGGGCTACACACTGTGTGTcttattggatgtaattaggGTTGAGAAACACCGATAGTGTTTAAGTAACTCCAGTGTGGTTCGTAATTTCCATGTATCACTCGGTCTATAGTAAAATTCATTGTTGCTCTCCCCGTGAAcataggtctctacgatcgaatCGCGTACATTTGGTATCCGATTTATCttcttgttttgtctatttattgttcgatcgcttgttccgcgcaataaTTAGTATTAGAGCTAGGCTTGCTTGAGTTGAAGCAATTTGATAGCGACGGAAGAagttaaagtgaaaatcgacagatttgaggggaaggactttgctttttggaagatgcagattgaggactatctatatcggatggaGCTGCACTTGCCCTTATcatgctggatagacgagcgatgGGTATTATTCAGCAGACATTGGCTTGTAACTTCGcatttaatatcgtcaaagagaagaccatcGCGAGTTTGATGAAAGCCTTATCGAATATGTACGAGATGCCCTCTGCAATCAACAAGGTTTATTTGATGCGACgtttgtttaatttgaagatgagcgaaggtgcattagttgctaatcatataaatgaattcaatgtaatcgttagtcaattgagtttagttgatatcgactttgaagatgaggtatgtgctttgattctattatcctcaatGCATAACAGTTGGAATATTAATGTTACtactgttagtaattcctttgGGTTAACAAGTTTGACATTTGaggattcgagatttaattctgagtgaggacatccgtagaaaaGAATCTGACAAATCTATATCTACtgttttagtaggtgaaaatagaggaagagctAATACTCATGTTAGCAGTAGTAGTATGAATATAAATAGACGCAATCAGCCTAATATTGGTGATGTTGTCTGTTGGGACTGTGGCAAGAAAGCGTATCTTAGAAGGGATTGCCTTAAGCTGAAAAACGAGAAGGGCAagagaattagagttgaatttacGGATGATGTCGTAGCTCCAGTTGATAGTAATTCGAATAATGCTGATTTTATCTTGTTTGTCACCGATGATTCGTCATTTGATGGATGTATTATGGAttatggttgttcttttcatgctacaccggATAGAAACCGGCTTATTACTTATCAATGCAtagatagtagtaaagtgcggttgcgGAACAACGCCGAATGCGATGTTATAGGTGTTGGCGATGTTAGAATAAGAATGCATGACgatattgtgaggacattgatcgGAGTTAGGCATATTTCGGAGTTGAAGGAAAATCTGACTTCCTTGAGTGCCTTGGATTCAGTTAGGTGTCGGTATTCTTGAGAATATGGAATTTTGAAGGTTGTTCGTGatgccttggtgataatgaaaggaatcaagcatacTAGCATATATGAGCTTTGAGGCGAGATAATGACAGAATTCACTGCGGAGATGTCGGATGCATCTATTCGAGAGTCTGAATTGTGGCATATGCGTTTGGAACACATTAGCAAGAGAAGCCTGAAGGTTCTAAGTGAAAAGAATTTATTACGTGACAAATTGAATGTATGCGAGTACTGTGATTTAGAACAACAGCGGAAAGTGCGGTTTAGTGCAACCGTCGGAGAAACCACGGAAATTGCAGAATTACTTCACTTGAATGCTTGTAGGTTGTCGTGGTTTTCTTCAAAGAAGAGTACTAGATTTGTGCTAACAGTTGTTAATAACTACTCGAGAAGGACCTGGGTGTTTGTGTttaggcacaagtttgatgctattATAAGGATCATGTCATTGAGAGCTTTGATAAAAAAGAGAGGCGATAAAaagatcaagcatgtgcgaaccggcAAAAGCATGAAGTTTTGCTCGGAGCTATTAAATGAATTCTACATGAAGGAAAGCATGGTGAGACACTGCATTATTCCCAATAAACTATAACATGTTGCaaaattgatgagcagaacattactagagatgatccataaaatgctctttagtgctggtatggccgGGAGGTTTCTAGCAGATGCACTTAGTATGACGAGCTACCTgatgaatagatctccatcgattgcgATTGGATGTCGAACTCCCGAAGATGTGTGGTTAGGTAACGTTACTAATTATTTTGCtcttagaatatttggttgcccATGTTATGTTCGAGTTAGTAATGGTACGCTCGATGGAAGGGTAAGAAGTGCATATTCCTAGGCTATGCACAAGGTGAACATGGTTATTGGTTGTGAAGCCCAGAGTTAAATTCACTTGTTATCGGCAGAGAAGTTACATTTGATGAGTCTACATTACTTCTAGCTAGGAGTGATTATAGCAGTGTTTATACGGATCCAAACGGTGACTAGCTTGAGGTTGAGTTCTAACTAGAAACTCTTGAGGTAGCGGGTATTAGCGAAGTAATCGACATAAATGGTACTTATAGCGAGGTGAAGCCTGTAAAGCCAACTGTTGCTATAACTACCGATATTGACAATGTACGTATTTGGTCTCCCGACAAATATGAATGCAACGTTGGTTTTGTTTTATCTGTGCTAGAGGGGCTTGTGTCAGAAAGTTCTTGTGAAGCGATTAAAGGTGCATGTGTAGTTGGTGTTTTGATGAGATCCACAGTTATGGCAAAGTTCAAGCGCGGCTTAGACTTGGATGATGTCTATAGCGGTTGAGCTCATTATAGctgttgggagagtagtagcaGTGGTGTTCGGATTCTAGCAAAGCGATTGTGACTTTGGCTGAAACGTCGAGCCAAtatggagattgttaaaatatgtcttgagtttgaactTGCGAACGAAACTAATCGAAGATTTATTAAAGGAAAATCAGATATCTTGGACATTtgcagattttcaaaatattgagcAAGGAGGAATGCATCAGCCTTCTATGAAGAGGAGTTGGTTTTAGAATTGCTCAAGCGATTGAATTGGTTTTCATATGTTCAAGGTGGGGCCCAGAAGTTGAACTTTGACCAttgaaataaaataacaaacaaACAGAAATGAGATAGTCCAATCTTGGACTGTTTGACAGAATCACATGGGACTTGCTAATCTATGTTCAAGTCAGTCAGTTCAACTTTTcatgagatatatatatatatatatatatatatatatatatatatatatatatatatatatatatatatatatatggtggTGGAAGTCTGTGCGTGGTCAAGTTGATGAGTAGAGGCAACTTGGGCTTTTGAAGTGCTGAATTATATCATCGCGTCTCTTTTCGTGCGTGAAGTAAGATTAGAGTCTGTGTGTTTTTTTAGCCAATTAAGTCTTCTTGTTAGATTTGTCTAATTCCTTTTTgagattatttcgtgagaaatTGGGGGCTACACACTGTGTAtattattggatgtaattaaGACCGAGAAATATTGGTAGTatttgagtaactcgagtgtggcttataatctccgtgtattgcttgatctatagtagaattcgttgctgctctccccatgGATGTAGGTTTTTACGACCAAACCACGTACATTTGGtatcttatttattttcttgttttgtctatttattATTCGATTGCTTGTTCCACGCAACACCTTTCTCTACACAAAGCTAACCAAGCTCCCATGAACATAATTCCAAGCTTTTATTAGTTCTAAAGTATTTGATCTTCCTTCATATCTACTACTTTCAAGTAATGTCTTACATAACTTGAATTAACCAAGTATCACACTCTTGTGGTTAAGAAGAAAAATCCAGGCTTTTCTCGAAATGTCATCAACAAAGGACAACAAATACTTGGCACTACCCTAGGATTGAACTTGAGGGGGTCCCCCATATATCTAAGTGCATCCTGCTTCCAACCTTCAAGGTTCGGTGAACTGTTGTACTGAACTTCACTCTCTATTGACTACTGATATTGCAATATTCGGGGAAATTCAGCCTCTTAATTCACAGTAAGCAAACCTCAATGTACATATATTAATTGGaaattcattttagaaaatCTAGCCGAACTCAAGATATATTCTCAACGATATGAGTCGCCTGCTTGAATCTACAGCGTGGACTAATATTTGAATACTTAACAAAAGTTAGAGACACGGAAGAAAGAGCAACATGAGAATAGGTCCGGTCACCCTCACTTCAAGTCAAGGGAAACAAATGTTAATCGTGTTCGATGCTCACACAACATTTTGAGCTTGAAAAATTGATATTTGAAAGTGCAATTTAAATCCAGAACCCTCCAGGATCGGACATGTCCATTATAAATGGCGCCCGCGCCCACGAGCATGGGGTCCTTGGAGAGATATAATTGTCAATTATACGTTTGAGGGTCCAGCTCTCTCACGGAAACTAAGAGGATTTGTGCAGGTTGTGCCCCATCCTCTTTCGGCCGTGCGTGGATGCAGTCCCCGCCACTCATTTTTTTCTGGATTAGATACCCGGTCCCCTAAAGCACGTGAAGGCAACATCCTTTTCTGCGAAAAAGGAATGgtatagttcttttttttgtttttttctctagAAAGGAATGGTATGGTTCTATTAACCTTCGCAGTAGCTCTTAACATCACCATAAGAATTGAACCACTACACCAAAACATTATTACAAGAGTTCCACGACGACACATTGCGTTTGTTTTGACTCGTAACTCTTGTATATTTTACGGCGAGCCTGTCATCACTGCATCACTGTAGCGCGAGGGGAAATAGAGCTTATATATCCAAGATAAAGTTACAGACAAACGAAGGGTTCTTTTGAGACTGAGAAGCAATTGAATTTGTAATGAAAGGGGCTCGAAATAATATGGAAATACGGGCACCACGTAGCCGACCAGAACGGAAAAGGAGTCGATGAAAATGAAGGGCGCATCAGATGATGATCCCGACCTCTTTCGTACGGGGCAAAACTCATCTGGTCTTCAAGCTCAAGATCTTTATGTTGAGATTATAATGACTAATCCTCACTGTTAAAACTATCAGTATCGACAGGGAGGGAGTAGATTCACATCCCCATCTCCGCATcgagtgattaaaaaaaaacaaacaaccaTCAAACTAGCAGCTTCCCATATCCAACAGGTAACGGCGTAACGCCGACCACGTTTTCCTTATTGGGCCTCTGGTCTCCATATATACATGCAGCAACATTGTGAAGAACCTCCATCGGCAATTCGAAACACGAAGCCAAGAAAAAACAATGGAAAACACAATTCTGTATTCGATCCTCCTCACAGTCCTCTCTCTAGTAATTCTCTACTTCTTCCTAACAAGAGAACCCAAGAACCTCCCTCCATCCCCTACTCCTCTCCCCATCATCGGCCACCTCCACCACTTGAAATTGCCCCTCCACAGGACCCTCCAAAGCCTCTCCACTAAGTATGGCCCCATCATGACCCTCAGGTTCGGGGTCCGCCGCTTCGTGGTCGTGTCCTCGCTTCCGCTGGTGGAGGAATGCTTCACCAAGAACGACGTCGTGCTCGCCAACCGCCCCAAGCTGTTCATCGGCAAGCACCTCGGCTACGACTACACCACCCTCATAACCGCACCCTACGGCGATGGGTGGCGCAACCTACGGAAGATCGCCACCGTTGAGGTCCTCTCGTCGCACCGCCTCAACGTGCTCTCCCACGTCCGGAGGGACGAGATCCGGCGGCTGATGCTCCAGCTGGCCCGGGGTGCGTTCGGGTCCCAGCACTGGGTCGAGCTCAGGACTCTCTTCTCGGAGCTCACGTTCAACATCATTATGAGGATGATGGCCGGGAAGCGGTACTACGGGGAGGGCGTGAACGTGGACGAGGCCGAGGCGAGGGAGGGGAGGAAGCTGATTAAGCAGATCGTTGGGAACGGCGGGATAAGTTACGCGGGCGATTTCCTGCCCATACTGAAGTTGGTGGACTACAATGGGGTGAAGAAGAGGGTGGTGGAGCTGAAGGAGAAGATCGATGCGTTCATGCAGGGGTTGATCGACGAGCACCGGAGGAAGAAGGGCGACCCGGAGCTGGCAGACAGCATGATCAGTCATCTCCTGCATCTACAAGAGTCTCAGCCGGAAGACTACTCGGACTTCATGGTCAAAGGGCTCATCCTTGTAAGTCTTGAAACCTTTTCCTCGTCCTACATCCCTTAGTTTCTATTTTGTATTAATACGGCGAAATTGGTGACAATGATTAatcgggttgggttgggttggttTGAGAGTTTTGAGTGCAGTTTTTCAAATTGAATCTGATGTCACTTTCCTCAAATGCTTAGTACTTGGCTGCGCATTGGGCACAGCGCTTAGGACTATTG
It encodes the following:
- the LOC115742082 gene encoding cytochrome P450 81E8-like, whose amino-acid sequence is MENTILYSILLTVLSLVILYFFLTREPKNLPPSPTPLPIIGHLHHLKLPLHRTLQSLSTKYGPIMTLRFGVRRFVVVSSLPLVEECFTKNDVVLANRPKLFIGKHLGYDYTTLITAPYGDGWRNLRKIATVEVLSSHRLNVLSHVRRDEIRRLMLQLARGAFGSQHWVELRTLFSELTFNIIMRMMAGKRYYGEGVNVDEAEAREGRKLIKQIVGNGGISYAGDFLPILKLVDYNGVKKRVVELKEKIDAFMQGLIDEHRRKKGDPELADSMISHLLHLQESQPEDYSDFMVKGLILVLLIAGTDTSSITLEWIMANLLNNPDKLKKAQDEIDSLIGHDRLVEESDVSKLPYLQCIIFETLRLNTTAPLLIPHASSDDCTIGGYFIPRDSIVMVNAWAIHRDPELWEDPLSFKPERFEGSGGEKQHKLMMPFGLGRRACPGAPLAQRVMGWTLALLIQCFDWKRVSEQEIDMRESPGTTMPKAVPLELMCKVRPSMEKLVPKD